The stretch of DNA AAAAGCTCAAAAGTTTACTCCTATGAAAGGACAATTTCGACCAAAAACTGAATTGCGAATCCAatcaaatgtcagaaatttggaCTCAGTACAATGCAGAGAGTGTTCTGGATTTGGACACTATGCCAATGAGTGTGCCAATCGACTTCGGAGAAACAAAGGCATGGCTGTCACTTTGAGTGATGAAGAGTCTGATGATGATCAAGGATCAAATGAATCTGAAAATCACACATCGTTGTCTGCTGTGATCAAGGAGAAGCGTTCAATGCAAATCAATCCTTTGGGTGTTGCCACAGGTGTTGCAATACCTGGTCGCAACATCTCTTCAAATTCAGTGTGTCTTAATTCTACAACCCTTGGTGAATCAAGTCAGTCTGAAAACCAAGAAGTAGATGATGATGAAGTCACTCTGGAAAGTGTGCAGACAATGTATGAAGAATTGTATGAAGACtggatcaaaagaaataaagtGAATGCAATTCTCTCCAAAGAGAACACTGAGCTAAAGTCACAAGTATCACGACTTGAAGTAATCTTAAGCAAGAAAGATCTGGAATTATGCGAAGTCAAGGAAGAGCTTGGAGAAGCAACTCAAATTCTTGCGAAGCTTAATTCAAGTTCATCCAAACTTGATTCACTCTTGATGATTGGAAAGAATGACAAAGCTGGACTTGGTTATACGAATCACCAGTTTGAAATAGGAGAGTCTTCCAACACTGAAAGAAAACCAACTATCTTTGTCAAAGGAAGTGCTGAAATCTCGAATGCTACATACACTGAAAAAGGTGTTTCATCAAAGAGGAAAATATCTACAAAGAAGTCCAAGTCCAGAAAACGCCACTTTATCTGTCACTATTGCTTTAGACCTGGTCATATCAAACCCTACTGTTTTAAACTGAGAGATGACTACAAAATATGGGAATCTGAACAGGTGTTGCCACAGGTGTTGTACAACACCCGGCGTAACACTGCCAATAGAAAACCATCGGTAAAAAGAGTTTGGGTGCCAAAGGCTAATATTCAATGTTCTGTTATTTATACTTcgttaaaaactaacattgcaggaatatggtactttgacagtggcTGTTCACGCCACATGACATGTTCTAAAGACTATTTGACTGACTATGTTGAACTAAGGAATGGTCATGTGACGTATGGTGGAGGTGCTAAAGGAAGAATAGCTGGCAAAGGGACCTTGAATGTTGATGGACTGCCTAGTCTACACAATGTGCTTTATGTCGAAGGACTTAACTCAAACTaaataagcataagt from Primulina tabacum isolate GXHZ01 chromosome 3, ASM2559414v2, whole genome shotgun sequence encodes:
- the LOC142538254 gene encoding uncharacterized protein LOC142538254 gives rise to the protein MEASTNTVFRPPVLDGSNYALWKVKMRVFIKSIEERAWQRVLDGWSPPKIEDADGDTRLKPESTWTIDEVQTSNFNSKALNAIFSSVDTRMFNLITNCVCAKEAWDILQKHCEGSESVRKTRLRMVASKFESLRMKDKESILEYDSRLRQLSNEAHSLGDPMSNERLVNKVLRSLPERFNVKVCAIEESKDTSTINLDELMSSLRTFEMNLDLQKKDKGKTIALEVSTDSYDEILQISKEVNESDLGEDSISLITKKFGDYLKKMRKKKKIGQKSVLPNIITSAKAQKFTPMKGQFRPKTELRIQSNVRNLDSVQCRECSGFGHYANECANRLRRNKGMAVTLSDEESDDDQGSNESENHTSLSAVIKEKRSMQINPLGVATGVAIPGRNISSNSVCLNSTTLGESSQSENQEVDDDEVTLESVQTMYEELYEDWIKRNKVNAILSKENTELKSQVSRLEVILSKKDLELCEVKEELGEATQILAKLNSSSSKLDSLLMIGKNDKAGLGYTNHQFEIGESSNTERKPTIFVKGSAEISNATYTEKGVSSKRKISTKKSKSRKRHFICHYCFRPGHIKPYCFKLRDDYKIWESEQVLPQVLYNTRRNTANRKPSVKRVWVPKANIQCSVIYTSLKTNIAGIWYFDSGCSRHMTCSKDYLTDYVELRNGHVTYGGGAKGRIAGKGTLNVDGLPSLHNVLYVEGLNSN